From a single Pseudobutyrivibrio xylanivorans genomic region:
- the trmB gene encoding tRNA (guanosine(46)-N7)-methyltransferase TrmB, with product MRLRNIPGADEVVANSSYCINTPAKFKGLYKSQVFGNDNPLHIEIGMGKGQFITTLAKQNPDINYIGIERYTSVLLRAIQKVEDEEIPNLRFICFDAADILDIFACYEVDRIYLNFSDPWPKDRHSKRRLTSSTFLNRYNAILAKEGHIEFKTDNKDLFDFSVDEIENHPLWKLDAVTYDLHGDTEMNQGNVMTEYEEKFSSMGNPIYKLICSR from the coding sequence ATGAGACTTAGAAATATTCCTGGTGCCGATGAAGTAGTTGCAAATAGTAGCTACTGTATTAATACACCAGCAAAATTCAAAGGTTTATATAAATCACAGGTCTTTGGAAATGACAATCCTCTCCATATTGAGATTGGTATGGGTAAGGGCCAGTTTATTACTACTCTTGCAAAGCAAAACCCTGATATCAACTACATAGGCATTGAGAGATACACAAGTGTGCTTCTCCGTGCCATCCAGAAGGTTGAGGATGAGGAGATTCCTAATCTCCGCTTTATATGCTTCGATGCAGCTGATATTCTTGATATATTTGCTTGTTACGAAGTGGACAGGATTTATTTAAACTTCAGCGATCCTTGGCCAAAGGATAGACATAGTAAGCGCAGACTTACGTCTTCTACTTTTCTTAACAGATACAATGCTATTCTTGCTAAGGAAGGACATATTGAGTTTAAAACTGACAATAAGGATTTATTCGATTTTTCTGTTGACGAAATTGAGAATCATCCTCTTTGGAAGTTGGATGCTGTTACTTATGATTTGCATGGGGATACAGAGATGAACCAGGGCAATGTGATGACAGAATATGAAGAAAAGTTTTCTTCTATGGGTAATCCAATTTACAAGCTAATCTGTAGTAGATAA
- a CDS encoding toxic anion resistance protein, with product MPEDAELPVAKADEMKEEIILSEEEKAQVEAFAKQIDLSNSTAILNYGAGTQKKLSDFSEKALDSIRTKDMGEVGDMITKLIGELKDFDATEEEKGLKALFKKSSNRLTAMKAKYSKVETNVNVITTELEKHETTLLKDVAMLDQMYEANLAYFKELSMYIAAGKKKLEDTRNGELVELQKKASETGLQEDVQAAKDLAAMCDRFEKKLYDLQLTRTIALQSGPQIRMVQSSDTMMAEKIQSTIVNTIPLWKNQMVIAIGVEHSNQAAKAQREVSDMTNELLKKNADALKTATIETVKESERGIVDIETIKHTNEQLISTMDEVLRIQAEGKEKRRNAEQELSQIEQELKTKLLEASKS from the coding sequence ATGCCAGAGGACGCTGAGCTTCCTGTAGCAAAAGCTGATGAAATGAAAGAGGAAATAATCCTCAGCGAGGAGGAAAAGGCTCAGGTTGAAGCTTTCGCAAAGCAAATTGATTTATCAAATTCCACAGCAATTCTAAATTATGGAGCTGGAACCCAAAAGAAGCTTTCCGATTTTTCAGAGAAGGCACTTGATAGTATTCGTACCAAAGATATGGGCGAGGTTGGTGACATGATTACTAAGCTTATTGGTGAGCTTAAGGATTTTGATGCCACAGAGGAAGAAAAGGGTTTAAAGGCATTATTTAAAAAGAGCTCAAACCGCCTTACCGCCATGAAAGCAAAGTATTCAAAGGTAGAGACTAATGTAAATGTAATCACTACAGAGCTTGAAAAGCATGAGACAACTCTTCTTAAAGATGTAGCAATGCTTGATCAGATGTATGAAGCTAATTTGGCCTATTTTAAAGAGCTTTCAATGTATATTGCGGCAGGAAAGAAGAAGCTTGAAGATACAAGAAATGGTGAGCTTGTTGAACTTCAGAAAAAGGCAAGTGAGACAGGACTTCAGGAAGATGTTCAGGCAGCAAAGGATTTAGCTGCAATGTGTGATCGATTTGAAAAGAAGCTATATGATCTTCAGCTTACAAGAACAATTGCGCTCCAGAGTGGTCCACAGATTAGGATGGTTCAGAGCTCAGATACAATGATGGCAGAGAAAATCCAATCCACCATCGTTAATACAATTCCGCTATGGAAAAATCAAATGGTAATTGCTATTGGTGTTGAGCATTCAAATCAGGCGGCAAAGGCACAGCGAGAGGTTTCTGATATGACAAATGAGCTGCTTAAAAAGAATGCTGATGCGCTTAAGACTGCAACCATAGAGACAGTAAAAGAGTCAGAGCGAGGAATTGTCGATATTGAGACTATTAAGCACACTAATGAGCAGCTAATTAGTACAATGGATGAGGTTCTTAGAATTCAGGCTGAAGGTAAGGAGAAACGTCGTAATGCTGAGCAGGAGCTTTCTCAAATTGAGCAGGAATTAAAGACAAAATTATTAGAGGCATCGAAATCGTAA
- a CDS encoding winged helix-turn-helix domain-containing protein gives MSRDVRDFVGDATKGFKTSPSTSVGYDIGTEIRESIETGLKGVLGGKKERRTPFFSTKINKSKGIGKLVAGSVISFDAGIALLSNLLMIPIAASDIGIAVGVMAFESLMLISGIGLIIAGKNNRKVIKHYFEYGRIVGERPYITIRELAERTGYNPKEVLRMVKQMRKRGYLPYSALDMEETTLMLTDEVYSQYSRTEQYNSQLNEEAKNNSKEETPNNQAGKVKYYTIDEDLPQEVQNILEEGNEYLNKIRYYNDLIPDTETMSDKLYTLEATVLSIFKKVKEEPEVAGDLRKFMSYYLPTTEKLLQSYVDLRKENLSVENITNSQREIEDATDVINDAFVQLLNQLFQDAAWDISSDISVMKTMMKQDSLI, from the coding sequence TTGAGTAGAGATGTGAGAGATTTTGTAGGAGACGCTACAAAAGGCTTTAAAACAAGTCCAAGCACATCCGTGGGTTATGATATTGGAACTGAAATTAGGGAATCTATAGAAACTGGCTTAAAGGGTGTTTTGGGTGGAAAAAAAGAGAGAAGAACTCCATTTTTTTCTACAAAGATAAACAAAAGCAAAGGTATAGGTAAGCTTGTTGCAGGTTCTGTTATTTCCTTTGATGCAGGAATTGCATTACTAAGCAATTTACTGATGATACCAATAGCAGCCTCAGACATTGGAATAGCTGTTGGAGTTATGGCTTTCGAGAGCTTAATGCTTATATCAGGTATTGGTCTTATAATAGCAGGAAAGAACAATCGTAAAGTAATAAAGCATTATTTTGAATACGGAAGAATTGTTGGTGAAAGACCATATATTACAATTCGAGAATTGGCTGAACGGACAGGATATAATCCAAAAGAAGTGCTTCGCATGGTAAAACAAATGAGAAAAAGAGGATATCTTCCATATTCTGCGTTGGACATGGAAGAGACCACATTAATGCTGACAGATGAGGTATATAGCCAGTATTCTCGTACGGAGCAATATAATTCTCAACTAAATGAGGAAGCAAAAAATAATAGCAAGGAAGAAACACCTAATAATCAGGCTGGAAAAGTGAAATATTACACTATAGATGAGGATCTTCCACAGGAGGTACAGAACATTCTAGAGGAAGGAAATGAGTACCTTAACAAGATTCGCTATTATAATGATTTAATCCCTGATACAGAGACTATGTCGGACAAGCTATATACACTTGAGGCAACTGTGCTTTCTATTTTCAAAAAGGTAAAGGAAGAACCAGAGGTGGCAGGAGATTTGAGAAAGTTCATGTCGTATTATCTCCCAACTACTGAAAAGCTTCTTCAAAGCTACGTAGATCTCAGAAAAGAAAATTTGAGCGTGGAGAATATAACCAATTCACAAAGGGAGATTGAAGATGCAACAGATGTAATAAATGATGCGTTTGTGCAGCTTCTTAATCAGCTATTCCAAGATGCTGCATGGGACATCTCTTCTGATATTTCGGTTATGAAGACAATGATGAAGCAGGATTCGCTTATATAA